A window of Desertibacillus haloalkaliphilus contains these coding sequences:
- a CDS encoding cytochrome c biogenesis CcdA family protein translates to MTEVTIWLAFLAGVVSFLSPCIVPLVPAYLAQLTGTTISDNQIHATRKLIITRSLGFILGFTIIFLLLGASSTFIGQFFTSNRQLFEQVGGIIIVVFGLQMTGLISIRMLISEKKFSSSPKKSTSFGSSVLFGFLFGTGWSPCIGLVLGSILVLAGRSDTMTEGMLMLLVYSIGLGLPFLLVALLWSRSLNKMKKLNKLIPKIQKISGTIMIVLGILLFTGQFAVISAYLARFVPFNI, encoded by the coding sequence TTGACAGAAGTAACTATTTGGCTAGCCTTTCTAGCAGGCGTTGTCTCTTTTTTATCGCCATGCATTGTCCCGTTAGTTCCTGCTTACCTAGCACAGTTAACTGGAACAACGATTTCCGATAATCAAATTCATGCAACGAGAAAGCTTATTATTACGAGGAGTCTCGGGTTTATTCTCGGATTCACGATCATCTTTTTACTATTAGGAGCATCATCGACATTTATCGGTCAGTTCTTTACAAGTAACCGGCAATTATTTGAACAAGTTGGTGGCATCATTATCGTTGTTTTTGGGCTACAAATGACTGGACTGATCTCCATTCGCATGCTAATCAGTGAAAAGAAATTTTCGTCATCACCAAAAAAGTCAACTAGTTTTGGAAGCTCGGTCCTTTTCGGCTTTTTATTTGGTACAGGTTGGTCACCATGTATCGGTCTCGTCCTTGGATCGATTTTAGTGTTAGCCGGTCGATCAGATACGATGACAGAAGGAATGCTAATGCTACTTGTCTATTCGATTGGATTAGGACTTCCATTTTTACTTGTGGCGTTATTATGGTCACGTTCGCTGAATAAAATGAAGAAACTAAATAAATTGATCCCTAAAATTCAGAAAATTAGTGGTACAATTATGATTGTTTTAGGTATCTTATTATTTACTGGTCAATTTGCCGTGATTTCAGCGTATCTTGCTCGCTTTGTTCCATTCAACATATGA
- a CDS encoding transglycosylase domain-containing protein, with protein sequence MTKKRLLISLALIVAMFVVGLIGYMTIIFAGNYVIDDKKLVMNSASTLVDEEGELITRLYLENRDLVSIQDIPGSVKDAFVAIEDTRFYDHQGIDVRAIGRALYRDILAGAKVEGGSTITQQLAKNTFLSHDKSWLRKTKEVLIAMNLERKYSKDEILEMYLNRIYFGHGAYGIQAASKLYFNKDVSELTVHEGALLAGLPKGPNSYSPITNPERSKQRRNLVLNVMEREGYLTPEEAIRSQGKTLAIDRNESSENEAYLTYIDMVLDEIEEKYHLTNEEVLTGGYTIVVPMDKQVQQASFELFQNDAYFPGQDEHVQGSYVLMDSETGGVLAVQGGRDYVRKGMNRVNTKRQPGSTLKPLAVFAPALETGEYEPYSLLKDELQDYGGYTPRNASNEYQGEVTMFDAITHSANAPAVWLLNELGVPAAKRVFDTFGLNIPDEGLAIALGGLKEGVTPLEMTTMYRSFANEGRVISPHFVKAVYDRNQELIGTADQKEEQVFSKQTAWYMTRMLESVVDEGTAAVGTTTHALAGKTGTTSYTGVAGATRDAWFVGYTPDVVGSLWMGYDATTHEQHLTGGSAYATTLFKDILNEVEREHVTAFTKPEGVNDLEPPIRFVAIDDLEASLTLRGKGLIGVKLNWTPSADERLQYHIYEVNDDGLTKVATAQNGEVIVGDINLFSLQDYAVAPYNPLIDREGPVSNVASVKIGFSF encoded by the coding sequence ATGACGAAAAAACGACTGCTCATCAGTCTTGCGCTCATTGTCGCCATGTTTGTTGTTGGACTGATTGGTTATATGACGATCATTTTCGCTGGGAATTATGTGATTGATGATAAAAAGTTAGTCATGAACTCAGCTAGCACGCTCGTAGATGAAGAGGGCGAACTCATCACGAGGTTATATCTTGAAAACCGAGATCTCGTTTCGATTCAGGACATACCTGGTTCTGTAAAAGATGCGTTTGTCGCGATTGAAGATACTCGCTTTTATGATCATCAAGGCATTGACGTTCGTGCTATTGGTCGCGCGCTTTACCGTGATATTTTGGCAGGGGCCAAGGTTGAAGGAGGAAGTACAATTACCCAGCAACTCGCAAAAAATACGTTTTTGTCTCATGATAAGTCATGGTTGCGCAAGACAAAAGAAGTGTTAATTGCGATGAATTTAGAAAGAAAATATAGTAAAGACGAGATTTTAGAAATGTATCTAAATCGGATCTATTTTGGCCATGGTGCATATGGGATCCAAGCCGCATCAAAGCTTTATTTTAATAAAGATGTAAGTGAGCTAACCGTTCATGAAGGGGCTTTGCTTGCTGGATTACCAAAAGGACCTAATAGCTACTCACCGATTACAAACCCTGAGCGAAGCAAACAACGCCGTAATCTCGTTCTGAATGTCATGGAGCGAGAGGGTTATTTGACACCAGAAGAGGCGATTCGTTCACAGGGGAAGACGCTGGCCATTGATCGAAATGAAAGTAGCGAAAATGAAGCGTACTTAACGTATATAGACATGGTGTTAGATGAAATTGAAGAAAAATATCATTTAACGAATGAAGAGGTCTTAACGGGTGGTTATACCATCGTCGTTCCTATGGACAAACAAGTGCAGCAGGCATCATTCGAGCTTTTTCAAAATGACGCTTATTTCCCCGGACAGGATGAGCATGTCCAAGGCTCTTATGTATTAATGGACTCTGAAACGGGTGGAGTCTTAGCTGTTCAGGGAGGCCGTGATTATGTACGAAAAGGAATGAACCGGGTCAATACTAAGCGACAACCAGGCTCAACTTTAAAGCCACTAGCCGTGTTTGCTCCGGCGTTAGAAACGGGGGAGTATGAACCGTATTCGCTGCTAAAAGATGAGCTACAAGATTACGGTGGTTACACACCAAGAAATGCGAGTAATGAATACCAAGGTGAGGTTACGATGTTTGATGCGATTACACACTCAGCGAATGCCCCTGCGGTTTGGCTTCTCAATGAATTAGGAGTACCGGCTGCCAAACGTGTTTTTGACACATTTGGGTTAAACATCCCTGATGAAGGGTTGGCGATTGCCCTAGGAGGATTAAAGGAGGGAGTGACTCCGCTTGAGATGACGACCATGTACCGCTCATTTGCCAATGAGGGGAGAGTCATTTCGCCTCATTTTGTCAAAGCGGTCTATGATCGTAATCAAGAGTTGATCGGTACGGCTGACCAAAAAGAAGAACAAGTCTTTTCAAAACAAACGGCATGGTATATGACGAGAATGTTAGAGTCTGTTGTTGATGAAGGAACAGCGGCTGTAGGGACTACGACACATGCGTTAGCTGGTAAAACAGGGACGACTTCTTATACAGGTGTTGCTGGAGCAACAAGAGATGCTTGGTTTGTCGGGTACACCCCTGACGTTGTCGGTTCGTTGTGGATGGGGTACGATGCAACGACACATGAACAACACCTAACAGGTGGGAGTGCTTATGCAACAACATTATTTAAAGATATTCTAAATGAAGTAGAGCGTGAGCATGTCACTGCTTTTACGAAGCCGGAGGGTGTCAACGATTTGGAACCACCAATTCGCTTTGTGGCGATTGATGATTTAGAGGCATCCTTAACACTTAGAGGGAAAGGACTAATAGGTGTGAAATTAAATTGGACACCATCAGCCGATGAGCGACTCCAATACCATATTTATGAAGTCAATGATGACGGATTGACGAAAGTGGCAACCGCCCAAAATGGCGAGGTCATTGTTGGTGATATTAATCTATTTTCTTTACAGGACTACGCCGTTGCCCCGTATAATCCATTAATTGATCGAGAAGGTCCGGTGTCAAATGTTGCCTCAGTGAAAATTGGATTCTCTTTTTAA
- a CDS encoding GerAB/ArcD/ProY family transporter, with the protein MSNNRYNIAPYELGIVIFSMVMGVGILTLPRALVVEIDTVDGWLSIAGSGLVMIILVFLYGRLQRCFPGKDFFDYIAGSQGGRWLTYALALLFSLYFISLLSYQARILAIVVKMYLLDQTPSEVLVAVILLVTTYGVTKGIQGLVHLSLMFLPIIVFVLMVLLLANIPNMEVDRVLPVLPEGVMPVLAGMKETIFVFLGVEVVLYLMMYVKADAIRTLPLNISLAFVTVLYMLVFLACASIFGSHALETIVFPTVEVVKEIEVPGAFFERLESAMITIWIMTIFNTMTFAQLLAYRSIKRHLLHDKNHRWLLATIVLIVFLTAFIPNSLEDLFIFGDVIGWFGLGLFVLSLLIGYLTVWYRKKKAKINRAEGV; encoded by the coding sequence ATGAGTAACAATCGCTACAACATTGCCCCATATGAATTAGGAATTGTGATTTTTAGTATGGTCATGGGTGTTGGGATTCTAACCCTCCCGCGAGCATTAGTGGTAGAAATAGATACAGTTGATGGCTGGCTATCAATTGCAGGTTCAGGTTTAGTTATGATCATTTTGGTTTTTCTCTATGGGCGCTTGCAGCGTTGTTTTCCTGGGAAAGACTTTTTTGATTATATTGCTGGTAGCCAAGGAGGAAGGTGGCTGACATACGCATTAGCACTTTTGTTTTCACTGTATTTCATTTCCTTACTGTCATACCAAGCACGGATTCTTGCGATCGTTGTAAAAATGTACTTGCTTGATCAGACACCTTCGGAAGTGTTAGTAGCAGTGATTTTATTAGTGACCACTTATGGGGTAACGAAAGGGATTCAAGGACTTGTTCATTTAAGTTTAATGTTTCTGCCGATTATCGTATTCGTGTTAATGGTACTGTTACTAGCAAATATACCGAATATGGAGGTTGATCGGGTTTTACCGGTGTTGCCGGAAGGAGTTATGCCGGTATTAGCAGGGATGAAAGAGACGATCTTTGTGTTTTTAGGTGTAGAAGTTGTCCTATATTTAATGATGTATGTAAAAGCTGATGCTATTCGCACATTGCCACTAAATATATCCCTTGCGTTTGTCACAGTGTTATATATGCTCGTGTTTCTTGCTTGTGCATCGATCTTTGGTAGTCATGCACTTGAAACGATCGTTTTTCCGACGGTCGAAGTAGTCAAGGAGATTGAAGTTCCTGGTGCGTTCTTTGAACGTTTAGAATCAGCGATGATTACAATCTGGATTATGACGATTTTTAATACAATGACATTTGCTCAATTGCTAGCCTATCGATCAATTAAACGACATTTACTACATGATAAGAACCATCGTTGGTTATTGGCTACAATCGTACTTATTGTTTTTCTGACTGCCTTTATCCCTAATTCACTTGAAGACTTATTTATCTTTGGGGATGTAATTGGTTGGTTTGGACTCGGTTTATTCGTTCTGAGTTTGCTCATTGGATATCTAACCGTCTGGTATCGTAAGAAAAAGGCAAAGATCAACAGGGCAGAGGGGGTTTAA
- a CDS encoding Ger(x)C family spore germination protein has protein sequence MKTNHSILVILLSIGIVLTGCWDLTEIEEIGFVLAVGIDPVDDEDEMVKKYEAEKGRSIGKKTDHDQFVKTSFQVAIPSKIEAQEGARTGRAFLTISSTAPTNFETNRHIASRRSRRLNFEHLKAIVINEEIVRQPEMLEHMLDFFIRDHEMRRRTYMYVTDGDGKEVLDIKLPLEELGATSITDITDNEDAVLQMLPPLTIGELSELIASDQSFLIPRVAQHNDDLKIAGAAVVSGADKRLVGWLGEEDVKGYNWITGEAESSIIQVLHSDIEPFVYEVTSMSSTIDYKRENNKNTFDVEIRVEGAFTESWIHDLEVGDPGVLRQLEDEIAAEIRRQVEETIEKMQTEFHADVFDFLKEVRKTNYDYWKTVKDEWDGEDGEFKDTEVSVDAKVKIRHYMLKERLG, from the coding sequence ATGAAAACAAATCATTCAATTTTGGTGATTCTGTTGAGCATTGGCATCGTCCTTACGGGTTGTTGGGATTTAACTGAGATTGAAGAAATTGGCTTTGTGTTAGCGGTAGGTATCGATCCTGTCGATGATGAGGATGAAATGGTAAAGAAATATGAAGCTGAAAAAGGCCGATCGATTGGAAAAAAAACGGATCATGACCAATTCGTCAAAACATCATTTCAAGTCGCCATTCCGAGTAAGATTGAAGCTCAGGAAGGGGCAAGAACGGGTCGCGCGTTTTTAACCATTTCGTCAACAGCACCAACGAACTTTGAAACGAATAGACATATTGCTTCAAGACGAAGCCGGCGCTTAAATTTTGAACATTTAAAAGCGATTGTGATAAACGAGGAAATCGTTCGTCAACCAGAGATGCTTGAACACATGCTAGATTTTTTTATTCGTGACCATGAAATGCGGAGAAGAACGTATATGTATGTGACAGATGGAGATGGCAAGGAGGTGCTTGATATAAAGCTTCCCCTCGAAGAGCTAGGAGCTACCTCGATTACCGATATAACTGATAATGAAGATGCCGTGTTACAAATGCTTCCCCCCCTCACGATTGGTGAACTGTCTGAACTGATTGCTAGTGATCAAAGTTTTCTTATTCCAAGGGTTGCCCAGCATAATGATGACCTTAAAATCGCCGGAGCTGCTGTCGTTTCGGGGGCAGACAAACGTCTAGTAGGATGGCTCGGGGAAGAAGATGTGAAAGGGTACAACTGGATTACAGGTGAAGCGGAAAGTTCAATTATACAAGTATTGCATAGTGACATTGAGCCATTTGTTTATGAAGTAACTTCAATGTCATCAACGATTGATTATAAGCGAGAAAATAACAAAAATACATTTGATGTTGAAATTAGGGTTGAAGGTGCATTTACAGAGAGCTGGATTCATGATCTCGAAGTTGGTGATCCTGGTGTATTAAGGCAATTAGAAGATGAAATCGCTGCAGAGATTAGGCGCCAAGTCGAAGAAACGATTGAAAAGATGCAAACTGAGTTTCATGCAGATGTATTTGATTTTCTAAAAGAGGTCAGAAAAACAAATTATGATTATTGGAAAACTGTGAAAGACGAGTGGGACGGAGAAGACGGTGAGTTTAAAGATACTGAAGTATCCGTTGATGCGAAGGTGAAGATTCGTCATTACATGTTAAAAGAGCGTTTAGGTTAA
- a CDS encoding spore germination protein: MFKKLLKRLNENSVRQSDEYDLELSDKIEETVKSVNNIIGESSDIVQRDFHIGKKVKATLFFIDGLADDNGIEKKIIKPLMSANLEERSMSDRSKMIDHLMKDEITFVEPSVETTFDDAILPLMSGETLLIIDGVKQFFLFDTRQFTQRAIEEPDSEIVVRGPRDGFNEVLHTNVVLLRRRIRDPNLTVQFGQVGRRAKHDFALLYMKGIANQELIDEVRYRMACIDTDDVAETGSLEQYIEDNVLSPFPQMMRTERPDKIADALLNGKVVVVMDGTPFVVMMPVTFHELFKSPEDNYDRWHIGSLLRMLRYIAAFIAMFLPALYIAMVSYHQGMIPTTLALSIAGSREGVPFPGFVEAFLMEFTIELLREAGVRLPRAVGQTIGIVGGLVIGDAAVRAGIVSPIMVIVVALTAIASFAIPAYNVSITLRILRFAMMIAAAMFGLFGIVIVYILINIHFVGLRSFGSYYASPFAPYYFPGWLDTIIRAPHSIQKKRPAEPKTVDNRRSK, encoded by the coding sequence GTGTTTAAAAAGCTACTTAAGAGACTAAATGAAAATAGTGTTCGTCAATCGGACGAATATGACCTAGAGCTATCGGATAAGATTGAGGAAACGGTCAAGTCCGTTAATAATATTATTGGTGAGAGTAGTGATATCGTACAGCGCGATTTCCATATTGGAAAAAAAGTGAAAGCAACATTATTTTTTATTGATGGTCTAGCCGATGATAACGGAATTGAAAAGAAGATTATTAAGCCATTGATGTCAGCGAATCTTGAGGAACGTTCGATGTCTGACCGGAGCAAAATGATCGATCACTTAATGAAGGATGAAATTACATTTGTCGAGCCGTCTGTCGAAACGACCTTTGATGATGCAATATTACCGCTGATGTCAGGCGAAACGTTACTGATCATTGACGGGGTCAAACAGTTCTTTCTATTTGATACGCGTCAATTTACTCAACGGGCAATTGAAGAGCCAGATAGTGAAATTGTTGTTCGTGGTCCACGAGATGGATTTAATGAAGTGTTGCATACGAATGTTGTCTTGTTACGCAGACGTATTAGAGATCCCAATTTAACTGTTCAATTCGGTCAGGTAGGTAGACGTGCGAAACATGATTTTGCTCTCCTCTATATGAAAGGAATTGCTAATCAAGAGTTAATTGATGAGGTACGTTATCGAATGGCTTGTATTGATACCGATGACGTAGCGGAAACGGGCTCATTAGAGCAATACATTGAAGATAATGTCTTGTCGCCGTTCCCACAAATGATGCGAACGGAGCGACCAGATAAAATAGCTGATGCACTCTTAAATGGTAAAGTGGTTGTTGTCATGGATGGTACGCCGTTTGTGGTTATGATGCCAGTGACGTTTCATGAATTGTTTAAATCTCCAGAAGATAATTATGACCGTTGGCATATTGGTTCATTGTTGCGAATGTTACGCTATATCGCGGCTTTTATTGCGATGTTTCTTCCGGCCCTTTATATTGCAATGGTGTCGTACCATCAAGGAATGATTCCTACAACATTAGCTTTGTCGATCGCAGGTTCACGTGAGGGGGTTCCATTCCCAGGTTTTGTTGAAGCTTTTCTGATGGAGTTCACGATTGAGCTGTTACGTGAAGCAGGGGTTCGGCTTCCTCGTGCGGTTGGACAAACGATTGGGATTGTCGGTGGTTTAGTTATTGGTGATGCGGCCGTTCGTGCAGGTATCGTTAGCCCGATTATGGTTATCGTTGTCGCCTTAACAGCAATCGCTTCGTTTGCAATCCCTGCATATAATGTAAGTATCACGCTGCGAATTTTAAGGTTTGCGATGATGATTGCTGCTGCAATGTTCGGTTTATTTGGGATTGTTATTGTTTATATTTTAATTAATATTCATTTTGTTGGGTTACGAAGCTTTGGAAGCTATTATGCTTCACCATTTGCACCCTATTATTTCCCGGGTTGGCTCGATACGATCATTCGTGCCCCACATTCCATTCAGAAGAAGCGCCCAGCTGAACCAAAAACGGTGGATAACAGACGTTCGAAATAG
- the hemE gene encoding uroporphyrinogen decarboxylase: MSKQLFNDNFLKACKGEETSHVPVWYMRQAGRSQPEYRKLKEKYSLFEITHQPELCAYVTKLPVDQYNNDAAILYKDIMTPLPAIGVDVEIKSGIGPVIEKPIRSLEDIERLGEIHPTEDVPYVLDTIKILREQLTVPLISFSGAPFTLASYMIEGGPSKNYNKTKAFMYAQPEAWFKLMDRLADMTITYVKAQVAAGAQAIQIFDSWVGTLNVADYRTFIKPVMQRIFTELKGENVPLIMFGVGASHLVNEWNDLPLDVVGLDWRMTINQARNKGVMKPVQGNLDPAILLAPWSVIEERTKEILDQGMHHPGYIFNLGHGVFPDVKPETLKRLTAFVHEYTKK; encoded by the coding sequence ATGAGTAAACAATTATTCAATGATAACTTTTTAAAAGCATGTAAGGGGGAAGAGACGAGCCATGTCCCAGTATGGTACATGAGACAAGCTGGTAGATCCCAACCAGAATACCGCAAATTAAAAGAAAAATATTCATTATTTGAAATTACTCATCAACCGGAATTATGTGCGTATGTCACAAAACTTCCAGTTGATCAATATAATAATGATGCTGCAATTTTATATAAAGATATCATGACACCGCTCCCTGCGATTGGTGTAGATGTTGAAATTAAGTCTGGGATTGGACCTGTGATTGAAAAGCCGATTCGTTCACTTGAAGACATTGAAAGGTTAGGAGAAATTCATCCTACGGAAGATGTCCCATATGTTTTAGATACGATCAAAATACTTAGAGAACAGTTAACCGTTCCATTAATTAGTTTTAGTGGGGCACCCTTTACCTTAGCGAGTTATATGATTGAGGGAGGTCCTTCAAAGAACTACAACAAAACGAAGGCATTTATGTATGCTCAACCAGAAGCTTGGTTCAAGTTAATGGACAGGCTAGCTGATATGACGATTACCTATGTCAAAGCACAAGTAGCAGCAGGAGCACAAGCCATTCAAATCTTTGATTCTTGGGTTGGGACGTTAAATGTGGCTGATTACCGCACATTTATCAAGCCTGTCATGCAGAGAATATTCACAGAACTCAAGGGTGAAAATGTTCCATTAATCATGTTTGGAGTAGGAGCGAGCCACTTAGTCAATGAGTGGAATGACTTACCATTAGATGTGGTTGGACTTGATTGGCGTATGACGATTAATCAAGCTCGTAACAAAGGTGTAATGAAACCTGTCCAAGGTAACTTAGACCCTGCGATCTTATTAGCACCATGGTCAGTGATTGAAGAACGTACAAAAGAAATTCTTGATCAAGGGATGCATCATCCGGGATATATCTTCAACCTAGGCCATGGCGTCTTCCCAGATGTGAAGCCTGAAACGTTAAAACGTTTAACGGCATTTGTGCATGAGTATACGAAAAAATAA
- the hemH gene encoding ferrochelatase, producing MAKKTIGLLVMAYGTPRTQEEIEPYYTHIRRGRKPSKEALEDLTNRYEAIGGISPLSKITEQQAEKLEQRLNELNEEVQFKAYLGLKHIDPFIEDAVKQMKDDGIEEAVSIVLAPHFSTFSVKSYNGRAKEESEKIDGPTMTSIESWYREPKFIRYWADQIKETMASVEDQESTVVIFSAHSLPEKIIEMGDPYPEQLQETADLIAAEAGIKNYTIGWQSEGNTPDPWIGPDVQDLTRDLYKQKGYQSMIYCPVGFVADHLEVLYDNDYECKVVTDELGVNYYRPEMPNAKEEFIDALATIVLNKLNGKERE from the coding sequence ATGGCGAAGAAAACAATTGGGCTACTGGTGATGGCTTATGGAACACCACGGACTCAAGAAGAAATAGAACCTTACTATACACATATTCGACGCGGGCGAAAACCTTCAAAAGAAGCATTGGAGGATTTAACCAATCGTTATGAAGCCATTGGTGGTATTTCGCCGTTATCAAAAATTACTGAGCAACAGGCAGAGAAGCTTGAACAACGATTAAACGAGCTTAATGAAGAGGTGCAGTTTAAAGCTTATCTTGGATTAAAACATATTGATCCATTTATTGAAGATGCCGTAAAACAAATGAAGGATGATGGAATCGAAGAGGCGGTTAGCATCGTGTTGGCCCCTCATTTTTCGACGTTTAGTGTCAAGTCCTATAATGGACGTGCGAAAGAAGAGTCAGAAAAAATCGATGGACCAACGATGACAAGCATTGAAAGCTGGTATCGTGAACCGAAGTTTATCCGCTATTGGGCAGATCAAATTAAAGAAACGATGGCAAGCGTTGAAGATCAAGAGTCTACAGTGGTCATTTTTTCAGCACATAGCTTGCCAGAAAAAATTATCGAAATGGGCGATCCTTATCCTGAACAGCTTCAAGAAACAGCTGACTTGATTGCAGCAGAGGCTGGGATTAAGAATTATACGATAGGCTGGCAAAGTGAAGGAAATACACCAGATCCTTGGATTGGCCCTGATGTACAGGATTTGACAAGGGATTTATATAAACAAAAAGGGTATCAATCGATGATTTACTGCCCTGTAGGATTTGTTGCTGATCATCTTGAAGTGCTCTACGATAACGACTATGAATGTAAAGTTGTAACCGATGAGTTAGGCGTGAACTATTATCGTCCAGAAATGCCCAATGCAAAGGAAGAGTTTATTGATGCCTTAGCAACAATCGTTCTTAACAAACTTAATGGGAAAGAGCGTGAGTAG
- the hemY gene encoding protoporphyrinogen oxidase has protein sequence MGNDVKRVAIIGGGITGLTAAYYLQKESMAKGLSIEYRLIEASNELGGKVQTDYTDGFVIERGPDSFLARKTSAAKLAKEVGLEDELVHNDTGKSYVLNGDKLYPMPGGAIMGIPTQLTPFAATKLFSPVGKLRAAGDLVLPKTTQPDVDQSLGSFFRKRLGNEVVDRLIEPLLSGIYAGDIDKLSLMATFPQFHQVEQKHRSLILGMKNTTPKKPKSTNPTQEKPKGMFLGLKRGLCSLVDSIENHLDEDSILKGTSVTSIVRNGEQFELTYSDGRTESFDRVIMTTPFDVTKKALNQYSFVTDVEDIPATSVATVAMAFPEDAIQQDIEGTGFVVSKKSDYTITACTWTHRKWKHSTPEGYALLRGYVGRAGDEEIVYESDDVIIEKVLSDLNKIMDIKGEPEFFRITRWKNAMPQYVVGHKKKIENLTAELHSKLPGLYLAGAPYEGIGLPDCIDSGEKAVSELLSSI, from the coding sequence GTGGGAAATGATGTGAAAAGAGTAGCGATCATCGGTGGCGGAATTACTGGCCTAACAGCCGCCTATTATTTACAAAAAGAAAGCATGGCGAAAGGCCTTTCAATTGAATACCGTCTTATCGAAGCGAGCAATGAGCTTGGTGGTAAAGTGCAAACAGATTATACGGATGGATTCGTGATTGAGAGAGGGCCAGATTCGTTTTTAGCGAGAAAGACTAGTGCAGCAAAGTTAGCAAAAGAAGTAGGGCTTGAAGATGAGTTGGTTCATAACGATACCGGGAAGTCCTATGTATTAAATGGTGATAAATTGTATCCGATGCCTGGTGGGGCAATTATGGGAATTCCGACACAATTAACCCCATTTGCGGCGACGAAACTGTTTTCACCGGTCGGAAAGCTAAGAGCCGCTGGAGACTTGGTCTTGCCAAAAACGACTCAGCCAGATGTCGATCAATCGTTAGGAAGCTTTTTTAGAAAACGGTTAGGGAATGAAGTGGTCGATCGTCTAATTGAACCACTACTATCAGGAATTTATGCTGGTGATATTGATAAATTAAGCTTAATGGCGACATTTCCACAATTTCATCAAGTCGAGCAAAAGCACCGTAGCTTGATTTTAGGAATGAAAAATACTACACCGAAAAAGCCTAAAAGTACAAATCCGACTCAAGAGAAGCCTAAAGGTATGTTTTTAGGTTTGAAACGAGGCTTGTGCTCCTTGGTTGACAGTATTGAGAATCACCTTGATGAAGATTCTATTCTGAAAGGAACGAGCGTAACTTCGATTGTTCGCAATGGTGAGCAATTTGAGCTCACGTACTCAGATGGAAGAACCGAATCCTTTGACCGAGTGATTATGACAACACCATTTGATGTGACAAAAAAGGCATTGAATCAATACTCTTTTGTTACTGATGTTGAAGATATTCCAGCAACATCTGTTGCTACCGTAGCCATGGCATTTCCTGAGGATGCGATTCAACAAGATATTGAGGGAACAGGGTTTGTTGTCTCGAAAAAAAGTGATTATACGATCACAGCTTGTACGTGGACTCATCGAAAATGGAAGCATTCGACGCCAGAAGGATATGCATTATTACGAGGGTATGTCGGACGTGCAGGTGATGAAGAGATTGTTTACGAGTCGGATGATGTGATAATCGAAAAAGTCCTTTCCGATTTAAACAAAATTATGGATATAAAAGGAGAGCCAGAGTTTTTCCGAATCACTCGTTGGAAAAATGCGATGCCACAATATGTGGTTGGACATAAAAAGAAAATAGAGAATCTAACAGCTGAACTTCATTCAAAGCTACCAGGACTCTACTTAGCAGGGGCACCTTATGAGGGAATAGGGCTTCCAGATTGTATTGATTCGGGTGAAAAAGCTGTTAGTGAGCTATTAAGCTCAATATAA